A region of Streptomyces cinnamoneus DNA encodes the following proteins:
- a CDS encoding pyrimidine reductase family protein: protein MRRLFPSPLSPADLEDREWGLDELAGLYAYPHEEAAAGRPWLRANMVSSLDGAAHHEGRSQPLSSAADMRIFGTLRGLADAVVVGAETVRQEGYRPARAREAFAARRTALGQGPAPAIAVVSAGLDLDFSLPLFTSPLVQTLVLTGSEAPADRVAAARAAGAEVVVAGEGRGVDAARVPGLLAERGLIRLLTEGGPRLLGQFASARVLDEMCLSLAPVVATGAAPRIMAGPPLEVPERFALGSVLEEGGFLFTSYRRVAAEG, encoded by the coding sequence ATGCGACGCCTGTTCCCCTCCCCGCTCAGCCCCGCCGACCTCGAGGACCGCGAATGGGGGCTGGACGAGCTGGCCGGCCTCTACGCCTACCCGCACGAGGAGGCCGCCGCCGGGCGCCCGTGGCTGCGGGCCAACATGGTCTCGTCGCTCGACGGCGCGGCCCACCACGAGGGGCGTTCGCAGCCGCTGTCCTCCGCCGCGGACATGCGGATCTTCGGGACGCTGCGGGGGCTGGCCGACGCGGTGGTGGTCGGCGCCGAGACCGTACGGCAGGAGGGCTACCGGCCCGCCCGGGCCCGCGAGGCCTTCGCGGCGCGGCGCACGGCGCTCGGTCAGGGGCCCGCGCCCGCGATCGCCGTCGTGAGCGCGGGGCTCGACCTGGACTTCTCCCTCCCGCTCTTCACCTCCCCGCTGGTGCAGACCCTCGTCCTGACGGGCTCCGAGGCCCCCGCCGACCGCGTCGCGGCGGCACGGGCCGCGGGCGCCGAGGTGGTCGTCGCGGGGGAGGGGCGCGGCGTGGACGCGGCGCGGGTGCCGGGGCTGCTGGCCGAGCGTGGCCTGATCCGGCTGCTCACCGAGGGCGGGCCCCGGCTGCTGGGGCAGTTCGCCTCGGCGCGGGTACTCGACGAGATGTGTCTGTCCCTGGCCCCGGTGGTCGCCACCGGCGCGGCACCGAGGATCATGGCCGGGCCGCCGCTGGAGGTCCCGGAGCGGTTCGCCCTCGGTTCCGTTCTGGAAGAGGGCGGATTCCTGTTCACCAGCTACCGCAGGGTGGCCGCCGAGGGATAG
- a CDS encoding polysaccharide deacetylase family protein — MTRTPRTLPRTAPRSGAVLAAVLCCALAACGGSGGSHAAETSSGARGSRAASPAVSPSPSAAPAAPTLPPAPGGAVPVFSHGSRDGGKRVALTFDADMTADQGPRAARGEHFDNPGLVETLRRLKVPATVFMTGRWAEQYPDQARSIGADPLFEVANHSYSHHAFSTPCYGLPAVPRGGARADVERAFAVFRRAGVERVVPYFRFPGGCHDATVLRELGPTKVTAVQWDVVSGDAFAKQAGPVAAQVLSQVKPGSVVVMHCTRSAAPTTQEAVERVVPELRARGYEFVRVSDLVGAGAHQPGTP; from the coding sequence GTGACCCGAACCCCGCGCACCCTCCCGCGCACCGCCCCGCGCTCCGGCGCCGTCCTCGCCGCAGTCCTGTGCTGCGCCCTCGCCGCCTGCGGCGGCAGCGGTGGCTCCCACGCGGCCGAGACCTCCTCCGGCGCCCGAGGGAGCCGGGCGGCCTCCCCGGCCGTCAGCCCCTCGCCGTCCGCCGCGCCCGCCGCCCCCACGCTCCCGCCCGCACCCGGTGGCGCCGTCCCCGTCTTCTCGCACGGTTCCCGCGACGGCGGCAAGCGCGTCGCCCTGACCTTCGACGCCGACATGACGGCGGACCAGGGGCCCCGGGCCGCCCGCGGGGAGCACTTCGACAACCCCGGGCTCGTGGAGACCCTGCGCCGCCTGAAGGTGCCCGCCACCGTCTTCATGACCGGCAGGTGGGCGGAGCAGTACCCCGACCAGGCCCGGTCCATCGGGGCGGACCCGCTCTTCGAGGTCGCCAACCACTCGTACAGCCACCACGCCTTCTCGACCCCCTGTTACGGGCTGCCGGCCGTGCCGCGCGGCGGGGCCCGCGCCGACGTGGAGCGGGCCTTCGCGGTGTTCCGGCGCGCCGGGGTCGAGCGGGTCGTGCCCTACTTCCGCTTCCCCGGCGGCTGTCACGACGCCACCGTGCTGCGTGAGCTCGGGCCCACGAAGGTGACCGCCGTGCAGTGGGACGTCGTCAGCGGCGACGCCTTCGCCAAGCAGGCCGGGCCGGTTGCCGCACAGGTGCTCTCCCAGGTGAAGCCCGGGTCGGTCGTGGTGATGCACTGCACCCGCAGCGCGGCTCCCACGACGCAGGAGGCGGTGGAGCGCGTCGTGCCGGAGCTACGGGCCCGCGGCTACGAGTTCGTACGGGTCTCGGACCTCGTCGGCGCCGGCGCCCACCAGCCGGGCACCCCGTGA
- a CDS encoding sensor histidine kinase, giving the protein MSRTSPPRPAAQAAPARARGPLARLRALPRTARTTPGGEPAASLAGVRAGFDVPSLRLVRLALHGAFYALLLVALAPALLGAGPAAVLPSACVLAVVYAAGVVRRPRRPGPWLAAVTALWLVLLAMDHGFSYVAFPLFFLYLHAMPVRWAHPAIAAATAAVVAAQAAGPGGLTPAKVIGPVAGAAVAVLTGYGYAALSKESRRRQLLIDDLVRTRDELAAAQREAGRLAERQRLAREIHDTLAQGLSSIVLLARAAESAGPQAVRERVREIGRTAADNLAEARRFVQALTPPALEDAPLPEALRRVTARTVPGAAFRLDGQPCPLPVETEVALLRLTQEALANVARHARAEHAAVTLAYLDGQVTLDVFDDGVGFAPGEGPADGRRTFGLHGMRERIAELGGTLTVESAPGEGTAIAATVPVRAAGPEPAVRLESAVPPEPAAGHGPDPDPGPRPGPGPGHTPHPGDASAPAGAPATGTVAA; this is encoded by the coding sequence ATGAGCCGCACCAGCCCTCCCCGCCCCGCCGCGCAGGCCGCGCCCGCCCGTGCCCGCGGACCCCTCGCACGCCTGCGCGCGCTCCCCCGGACGGCGCGGACGACGCCCGGCGGTGAGCCCGCAGCCTCGCTCGCCGGGGTACGGGCGGGATTCGACGTGCCCTCGCTGCGCCTGGTGCGGCTCGCGCTGCACGGCGCCTTCTACGCCCTGCTCCTCGTCGCCCTCGCCCCCGCGCTCCTCGGCGCCGGGCCCGCCGCCGTGCTGCCGTCCGCCTGCGTGCTCGCCGTCGTCTACGCGGCCGGGGTCGTCCGGCGGCCGCGGCGGCCCGGGCCCTGGCTCGCCGCGGTCACCGCGCTGTGGCTGGTGCTCCTCGCCATGGACCACGGCTTCAGCTACGTCGCGTTCCCGCTGTTCTTCCTCTACCTGCACGCCATGCCCGTGCGCTGGGCGCACCCGGCGATCGCGGCGGCCACCGCCGCGGTCGTGGCCGCCCAGGCGGCCGGGCCCGGCGGGCTCACGCCCGCCAAGGTGATCGGGCCGGTGGCCGGCGCCGCGGTCGCCGTCCTCACCGGCTACGGCTACGCCGCGCTCTCCAAGGAGAGCCGCCGGCGGCAGCTCCTCATCGACGACCTGGTCCGCACGCGCGACGAGCTCGCCGCCGCCCAGCGCGAGGCCGGCCGGCTCGCCGAGCGGCAGCGGCTCGCCCGCGAGATCCACGACACCCTCGCGCAGGGCCTGTCCAGCATCGTGCTGCTCGCCCGCGCCGCCGAGAGCGCCGGTCCGCAGGCCGTGCGGGAGCGGGTGCGGGAGATCGGCCGGACGGCGGCGGACAACCTCGCCGAGGCCCGCCGGTTCGTCCAGGCCCTCACCCCGCCCGCCCTGGAGGACGCGCCGCTGCCCGAGGCCCTGCGCCGCGTCACCGCGCGCACGGTCCCCGGCGCCGCCTTCCGGCTCGACGGCCAGCCCTGCCCCCTGCCCGTGGAGACCGAGGTCGCCCTCCTGCGCCTGACACAGGAGGCCCTCGCCAACGTCGCCCGCCACGCCCGCGCCGAGCACGCCGCCGTCACCCTCGCCTACCTGGACGGACAGGTCACCCTCGACGTCTTCGACGACGGCGTGGGCTTCGCCCCCGGGGAGGGCCCCGCCGACGGGCGCCGCACCTTCGGTCTGCACGGCATGCGCGAGCGCATCGCCGAGCTCGGCGGCACCCTCACCGTCGAGTCCGCCCCCGGCGAGGGCACGGCCATCGCCGCGACGGTGCCGGTCCGGGCCGCCGGCCCGGAGCCGGCTGTTCGACTGGAGTCGGCCGTCCCTCCGGAGCCGGCCGCCGGTCACGGCCCCGACCCCGACCCCGGCCCCCGCCCCGGTCCCGGTCCCGGCCACACCCCCCACCCCGGCGACGCCTCCGCGCCCGCCGGGGCCCCGGCCACCGGGACGGTCGCCGCATGA
- a CDS encoding DUF3303 family protein, translated as MRTLLRARMDTRAGNEAVRDGTMGTVVQELMEQLKPEAAYFTALDGGRTCLLVFDMDDASQMPKICEKLFTEMEAEVELHPVMDAEDLKKGLAALK; from the coding sequence ATGCGCACGCTACTGAGGGCCCGGATGGACACCCGCGCCGGCAACGAGGCGGTCCGCGACGGCACGATGGGCACGGTGGTCCAGGAGCTGATGGAACAGCTCAAGCCCGAGGCCGCCTACTTCACCGCGCTGGACGGCGGCCGGACCTGCCTCCTGGTCTTCGACATGGACGACGCCTCACAGATGCCCAAGATCTGCGAGAAGCTCTTCACCGAGATGGAGGCGGAGGTCGAGCTGCACCCGGTCATGGACGCCGAAGACCTGAAGAAGGGCCTGGCGGCGCTGAAGTAG
- a CDS encoding aminoacyl-tRNA hydrolase — translation MTSTDALPHGEDPREAAREVPSEDPRDDAPQFVLPLVVRIEKAAPPSRTDALQTAARAVLALLSDERATAEDGEWARAVRDWQDARIRKVVRRARGAEWRKAAALPGLTVAGEHAEVRVFPPVPLDGWPKELVKLQVSGTDLDDPGPPAEADPARPVLWLNPDLAMSAGKAMAQAGHGAQLAWWVLDDAARRAWREDGFALSVRTADPARWAALTTSGLPVVRDAGFTEIAPGSCTVVADHPLLRSCHTSL, via the coding sequence GTGACCAGCACTGACGCCCTTCCGCACGGCGAAGACCCCCGAGAAGCCGCCCGCGAAGTCCCCAGCGAAGACCCCCGCGACGACGCCCCTCAGTTCGTCCTGCCGCTCGTGGTGCGCATCGAGAAGGCCGCGCCTCCGTCCCGCACCGACGCCCTCCAGACGGCGGCTCGTGCCGTGCTGGCGCTGCTGTCCGACGAGCGGGCCACGGCGGAGGACGGTGAGTGGGCGCGGGCGGTGCGGGACTGGCAGGACGCCCGCATCCGCAAGGTGGTGCGGCGGGCGCGGGGCGCGGAGTGGCGCAAGGCGGCGGCGCTGCCGGGGCTGACGGTGGCCGGCGAGCACGCCGAGGTGCGGGTCTTCCCGCCCGTGCCGCTGGACGGTTGGCCCAAGGAGCTGGTCAAGCTCCAGGTGTCGGGCACGGACCTGGACGATCCCGGACCGCCCGCGGAGGCGGACCCCGCGCGGCCGGTGCTGTGGCTGAACCCGGACCTCGCGATGTCGGCCGGCAAGGCCATGGCGCAGGCCGGGCACGGCGCCCAGCTGGCCTGGTGGGTCCTGGACGACGCCGCCCGGCGGGCCTGGCGCGAGGACGGTTTCGCCCTGTCCGTACGGACCGCGGACCCGGCGCGCTGGGCCGCGCTGACGACGAGCGGGCTGCCGGTGGTGCGGGATGCGGGGTTCACGGAGATCGCCCCGGGATCGTGCACGG
- the murC gene encoding UDP-N-acetylmuramate--L-alanine ligase: MAPAVPTTMDRPHFIGIGGAGMSGIAKILAQRGARVAGSDAKESATAEALRALGATVHIGHAADHLDEDATCVVVSSAIRADNPELAAAAERGVPVVHRSDALARLMDGLRPIAVAGTHGKTTTTSMLAVSLAALGLDPSYAIGGDLDGPGSNARHGGGDIFVAEADESDRSFHKYAPEVAIILNVELDHHANYASMDEIYESFETFVGRVRPGGTLVVSADQAGARELTERVSGRHDIEIVTYGAAEDADVRVLKVTPRGLASEVTVLLNGKMLTFAVSVPGSHYAHNAVAALAAGVALGIPAHNLASALGKYTGVKRRLQLKGEANGVQVIDSYAHHPTEMTADLEAIRGAAAGSRVLVVFQPHLFSRTQELGTEMGQSLALADASVVLDIYPAREDPIPGVTSDLIIDAAKEAGADVRPEHAMAAVPDVIAGMARPGDLVLTMGAGDVTDLGPKILARLES, from the coding sequence ATGGCACCGGCCGTCCCCACGACGATGGACCGACCGCACTTCATCGGCATCGGCGGCGCCGGCATGTCGGGCATCGCGAAGATCCTCGCCCAGCGCGGCGCGCGGGTCGCGGGCAGCGACGCGAAGGAGTCCGCGACCGCCGAGGCGCTGCGCGCCCTGGGCGCCACGGTGCACATCGGGCACGCCGCGGACCACCTGGACGAGGACGCGACCTGCGTCGTCGTCTCCAGCGCCATCCGCGCGGACAACCCCGAGCTGGCCGCCGCCGCCGAGCGCGGCGTCCCCGTCGTCCACCGCTCGGACGCGCTGGCCCGCCTGATGGACGGCCTGCGGCCGATCGCCGTGGCCGGCACGCACGGCAAGACGACCACGACCTCCATGCTCGCGGTCTCGCTCGCCGCCCTCGGCCTCGACCCGTCGTACGCCATCGGCGGCGACCTCGACGGCCCCGGCTCCAACGCCCGGCACGGCGGCGGCGACATCTTCGTCGCCGAGGCGGACGAAAGCGACCGCAGCTTCCACAAGTACGCGCCCGAGGTCGCGATCATCCTCAACGTGGAGCTGGACCACCACGCCAACTACGCGTCGATGGACGAGATCTACGAGTCCTTCGAGACCTTCGTCGGCCGGGTCCGCCCGGGCGGCACGCTCGTGGTCTCCGCCGACCAGGCGGGTGCCCGGGAGCTCACCGAGCGGGTCTCCGGCCGCCACGACATCGAGATCGTCACCTACGGCGCGGCCGAGGACGCCGACGTGCGCGTCCTGAAGGTCACCCCGCGCGGCCTGGCCAGCGAGGTCACCGTCCTGCTGAACGGCAAGATGCTCACCTTCGCCGTCTCCGTGCCCGGCAGCCACTACGCGCACAACGCCGTCGCGGCCCTCGCCGCGGGCGTCGCCCTCGGCATCCCGGCGCACAACCTCGCCTCCGCCCTCGGCAAGTACACCGGCGTCAAGCGCCGCCTCCAGCTCAAGGGCGAGGCGAACGGCGTGCAGGTCATCGACTCCTACGCCCACCACCCGACCGAGATGACCGCCGACCTGGAGGCCATCCGGGGCGCGGCGGCCGGCTCCCGGGTCCTGGTCGTCTTCCAGCCGCACCTCTTCAGCCGCACCCAGGAGCTGGGCACCGAGATGGGCCAGTCCCTCGCCCTCGCGGACGCCTCGGTGGTCCTCGACATCTACCCGGCCCGTGAGGACCCGATCCCGGGCGTCACCAGCGACCTGATCATCGACGCGGCGAAGGAGGCCGGCGCGGACGTCCGCCCCGAGCACGCGATGGCCGCCGTTCCCGACGTGATCGCGGGAATGGCCCGCCCCGGCGATCTCGTTCTCACCATGGGCGCCGGCGACGTGACGGACCTCGGTCCGAAGATCCTGGCCCGCCTGGAGAGCTGA
- a CDS encoding ABC transporter permease produces the protein MFVALRDIRFARGRFALMGTVVALITTLVVFLYGLTGGLAREASSAVAALPADRIVFGAPAGAEPEVSFANSTLDERQGDAWRRAPGVASAEPLGVAMARLTAHGTATSVSVLGTAARLRPALLTGSAPDDAGVAVSERLAREKGLRVGDRVTLGTVELTVSGVTPDRGYGHAPTVWTTLAAWGRAAHQQQPTALAVRGGGGPTGAVARTTRAVALDDALDGIDGYAAEHGTLQLVQGFLFVVSALVVGAFFTVWTVQRRPDVAVLKAVGASSGYLLRDALGQAAAVLAAGAVLGGAAGVAGGALASRAVPFELGAETVAVPVAAMVLLGLAGSALAVRRITSVDPLTALGASR, from the coding sequence GTGTTCGTCGCGCTCCGTGACATCCGCTTCGCCCGAGGACGGTTCGCCCTCATGGGTACCGTCGTCGCGCTAATCACCACGCTCGTGGTCTTCCTCTACGGGCTGACGGGCGGCCTGGCCCGGGAGGCGTCGTCGGCCGTCGCCGCCCTGCCCGCGGACCGGATCGTCTTCGGCGCCCCCGCGGGGGCCGAGCCGGAGGTGTCGTTCGCCAACAGCACCCTGGACGAGCGCCAGGGGGACGCGTGGCGGCGGGCGCCCGGCGTCGCCTCCGCCGAGCCGCTGGGCGTGGCGATGGCGCGGCTGACGGCCCACGGCACGGCCACGTCGGTGAGCGTCCTCGGGACGGCCGCCCGGCTGCGTCCCGCGCTCCTGACCGGTTCGGCGCCGGACGACGCCGGCGTGGCGGTGAGCGAGCGCCTCGCGCGCGAGAAGGGACTGCGGGTGGGAGACCGCGTCACCCTCGGCACCGTGGAGCTGACCGTCTCGGGCGTCACCCCGGACCGGGGCTACGGGCACGCGCCCACCGTCTGGACGACGCTCGCCGCCTGGGGGCGGGCCGCCCACCAGCAGCAGCCCACGGCCCTGGCCGTGCGGGGCGGCGGAGGCCCCACCGGCGCCGTCGCCCGGACCACGAGGGCGGTGGCGCTGGACGACGCGCTGGACGGCATCGACGGCTACGCCGCCGAGCACGGCACGCTCCAGCTGGTGCAGGGCTTCCTGTTCGTGGTCAGCGCGCTGGTGGTCGGGGCGTTCTTCACCGTGTGGACGGTCCAGCGGCGCCCGGACGTGGCGGTGCTCAAGGCGGTGGGTGCGAGCAGCGGCTACCTGCTGCGCGACGCCCTGGGGCAGGCGGCGGCCGTCCTGGCCGCCGGAGCCGTGCTGGGCGGGGCGGCCGGCGTCGCCGGCGGCGCGCTGGCGTCCCGGGCGGTGCCCTTCGAGCTGGGCGCCGAAACGGTGGCCGTCCCGGTGGCGGCCATGGTGCTGCTGGGCCTGGCCGGCTCGGCCCTGGCCGTGCGCCGCATCACCTCCGTCGACCCGCTGACCGCGCTGGGAGCAAGCCGATGA
- a CDS encoding ABC transporter ATP-binding protein produces MTSTPSGGASATTALSPLSLEDVTLTYPDGDRRLTALDGVSLAVAPGELVAVVGPSGSGKSSLLAVAATLLRPDAGRVVVAGRDVSGMSAGERTALRRDRVGVVFQQANLLPSLTAEEQLLAVEHLRGGRVRPARARAAELLESVGLDEAKRRRRPHRLSGGERQRVNIARALFGGPSVLLVDEPTSALDHERGAAVVELLAEVTRRHGTATVLVTHDRGLLGRADRVLTMDDGRLR; encoded by the coding sequence ATGACCTCGACACCCTCGGGCGGGGCCTCCGCCACGACCGCCCTCTCGCCCCTGTCCCTGGAGGACGTCACCCTCACCTATCCGGACGGCGACCGCCGGCTGACCGCCCTGGACGGGGTGTCCCTGGCCGTGGCGCCCGGCGAGCTGGTGGCCGTGGTGGGGCCGTCCGGGTCGGGGAAGTCGAGTCTGCTCGCCGTGGCGGCGACGCTGCTGCGCCCCGACGCGGGGCGCGTGGTCGTGGCGGGCCGGGACGTGTCGGGGATGAGCGCCGGAGAGCGTACGGCGCTGCGGCGGGACCGGGTGGGCGTGGTCTTCCAGCAGGCGAACCTGCTGCCGTCGCTGACGGCCGAGGAGCAGCTCCTGGCCGTCGAGCACCTGCGGGGCGGCCGGGTGCGGCCGGCCCGGGCGCGGGCGGCGGAGCTGCTGGAGTCGGTGGGCCTGGACGAGGCGAAGCGCCGCCGCCGGCCGCACCGGCTGTCGGGCGGCGAGCGGCAGCGCGTCAACATCGCCCGGGCGCTGTTCGGCGGTCCGTCCGTGCTGCTGGTGGACGAGCCGACGTCGGCGCTGGATCATGAGCGGGGCGCGGCGGTCGTGGAACTGCTGGCGGAGGTCACGCGGCGGCACGGGACGGCGACCGTGCTGGTCACGCATGACCGTGGGCTGCTCGGCCGGGCGGACCGGGTGCTGACGATGGACGACGGCCGGCTGCGCTGA
- a CDS encoding response regulator has protein sequence MSAPRGPGGVVRVLLVDDHPVVRRGLRAMVDELPDVEAVGEAADGAEALRLLDGGARPDVVLMDLQMGAGMHGVEATRRITARPGPPAVLILTTYSTDADILAAVEAGATGYLLKDAPPEEVTAAVHAAARGETVLAPPVAARLLGRVRAGCRPVLSPRETEILGLLAEGLANRQISRRLFISEATVKTHLVHIYGKLGVDSRTAAIAAGLAAGLIRAV, from the coding sequence ATGAGCGCCCCGCGGGGTCCGGGCGGTGTCGTCCGCGTCCTCCTCGTCGACGACCACCCCGTCGTACGGCGCGGCCTGCGCGCCATGGTCGACGAGCTGCCCGACGTCGAGGCGGTCGGCGAGGCCGCCGACGGGGCCGAGGCGCTGCGCCTGCTCGACGGCGGGGCGCGGCCCGACGTCGTGCTCATGGACCTCCAGATGGGCGCCGGCATGCACGGTGTCGAGGCCACCCGCCGCATCACCGCCCGGCCCGGCCCGCCCGCCGTGCTGATCCTCACGACCTACAGCACCGACGCCGACATCCTCGCCGCCGTCGAGGCGGGGGCCACCGGCTACCTCCTCAAGGACGCCCCGCCCGAGGAGGTCACCGCCGCCGTGCACGCCGCCGCCCGCGGCGAGACCGTCCTCGCCCCGCCCGTCGCGGCCCGCCTCCTCGGGCGCGTACGGGCCGGGTGCCGGCCCGTCCTGTCGCCGCGCGAGACCGAGATCCTGGGCCTGCTGGCCGAGGGCCTGGCCAACCGGCAGATCTCCCGCCGCCTGTTCATCAGCGAGGCCACGGTCAAGACCCACCTCGTGCACATCTACGGAAAACTGGGGGTCGACAGCCGTACGGCCGCCATCGCCGCGGGCCTGGCGGCGGGTCTGATCCGGGCGGTGTGA
- a CDS encoding indole-3-glycerol phosphate synthase has protein sequence MFTSVLMIEQPLSAADVEFVTTLHDDSMSFVVLMRPRGNEDRLLRAIDDVALGELEQAVHEADEPEGEEALRPAALALEHSLRRLRDAGCEAVGQIIDGHPLDLLRSVVEQTHADEVIVLTAPHLVEEFFHRDWASQARHKVGVPVLKLYAHNDEDVNQAETADEG, from the coding sequence GTGTTCACGAGCGTATTGATGATCGAGCAGCCGCTGTCCGCCGCGGATGTCGAGTTCGTCACGACCCTCCACGACGACAGCATGTCCTTCGTGGTCCTCATGCGGCCGAGGGGCAACGAGGACCGGCTGCTGCGGGCCATCGACGACGTCGCCCTGGGGGAGCTGGAGCAGGCCGTCCACGAGGCCGACGAGCCGGAGGGCGAGGAGGCCCTGCGGCCTGCCGCGCTCGCCCTGGAGCACTCCCTCCGCAGGCTCCGCGACGCGGGCTGCGAGGCGGTCGGCCAGATCATCGACGGCCACCCCCTGGACCTGCTGCGGTCCGTCGTCGAGCAGACCCACGCCGACGAGGTGATCGTCCTGACCGCCCCCCACCTGGTCGAGGAGTTCTTCCACCGCGACTGGGCCTCCCAGGCACGCCACAAGGTCGGCGTGCCCGTGCTGAAGCTGTACGCGCACAACGACGAGGACGTGAACCAGGCGGAGACGGCCGACGAGGGCTGA
- the zapE gene encoding cell division protein ZapE, whose product MSSTIASPSSATGSAPVTGQGTDRPVALTSRAPHVPADRLVAEMVPPPRFDTVRFDNYIPDPNQPSQTEAVKLLSGFADGLGDSAAGGRKRWFRSRPAAAAGPRGIYLDGGYGVGKTHLLASLWHATPAPPERKAFGTFVELTNLVGALGFQQTVRTLSGHKLLCIDEFELDDPGDTVLVSTLLGKLVDAGVALAATSNTLPGKLGEGRFAAADFLREIQGLSAHFRPLRIDGEDYRHRGLPQAPAPYDDATVERVAHTTQGASLDGFPALLDHLSKVHPSRYGAMCDGVRAVCLTGVEPVPDQSTALRLVVLADRLYDREVPVLASGRPFDELFSEEMLKGGYRKKYFRAISRLTALARDGKPLTEG is encoded by the coding sequence GTGTCGTCCACCATCGCATCGCCCTCCAGCGCCACCGGCTCCGCCCCCGTCACGGGGCAGGGGACGGACCGGCCCGTCGCGCTCACCTCGCGCGCCCCGCACGTACCGGCCGACCGCCTGGTCGCCGAGATGGTGCCGCCGCCGCGCTTCGACACGGTGCGCTTCGACAACTACATCCCCGACCCGAACCAGCCCAGCCAGACCGAGGCGGTCAAGCTGCTCAGCGGCTTCGCCGACGGCCTCGGCGACAGCGCGGCCGGCGGCCGCAAGCGCTGGTTCCGGTCCCGTCCGGCCGCTGCGGCGGGCCCCCGCGGGATCTACCTGGACGGTGGCTACGGCGTCGGCAAGACGCACCTGTTGGCCTCCCTCTGGCACGCCACCCCGGCGCCGCCCGAGCGGAAGGCCTTCGGCACGTTCGTCGAGCTGACGAACCTCGTGGGCGCGCTGGGCTTCCAGCAGACCGTGCGGACGCTCAGCGGCCACAAGCTGCTGTGCATCGACGAGTTCGAGCTGGACGACCCGGGCGACACCGTGCTCGTCTCCACCCTGCTCGGCAAGCTGGTGGACGCGGGCGTGGCGCTCGCCGCGACCTCCAACACCCTGCCGGGCAAGCTCGGCGAGGGCCGCTTCGCGGCCGCCGACTTCCTGCGCGAGATCCAGGGGCTGTCCGCCCACTTCCGGCCGCTGCGCATCGACGGCGAGGACTACCGCCACCGCGGCCTGCCGCAGGCCCCTGCCCCGTACGACGACGCGACCGTCGAGCGCGTGGCCCACACCACGCAGGGCGCCTCCCTCGACGGCTTCCCCGCCCTCCTGGACCACCTCTCCAAGGTCCACCCCAGCCGCTACGGCGCCATGTGCGACGGCGTCCGGGCCGTGTGCCTGACCGGCGTCGAGCCGGTGCCGGACCAGTCGACGGCCCTGCGCCTGGTCGTCCTCGCCGACCGCCTCTACGACCGCGAGGTCCCGGTCCTGGCGTCGGGGCGGCCCTTCGACGAGCTGTTCAGCGAGGAGATGCTCAAGGGCGGCTACCGGAAGAAGTACTTCCGAGCGATCTCCCGCCTGACGGCGCTGGCGCGCGACGGAAAGCCGTTGACGGAGGGGTAG
- the msrB gene encoding peptide-methionine (R)-S-oxide reductase MsrB, producing the protein MTYEVEKTDEQWRAELTPAEYEVLRRAGTEPAFRGEYTDTKTEGVYACRACGAELFRSTEKFESHCGWPSFYDPKDSSAVELVEDRSHGMVRVEVRCARCGSHLGHVFEGEGYPTPTDQRYCINSISLRLEPAEG; encoded by the coding sequence ATGACGTACGAGGTCGAGAAGACGGACGAGCAGTGGCGCGCGGAGCTGACCCCCGCGGAGTACGAGGTGCTCCGCCGGGCCGGCACCGAGCCCGCCTTCCGCGGTGAGTACACCGACACGAAGACGGAGGGCGTCTACGCCTGCCGCGCCTGCGGGGCGGAGCTCTTCCGGTCGACCGAGAAGTTCGAGAGCCACTGCGGCTGGCCGAGCTTCTACGACCCGAAGGACTCCTCCGCCGTCGAGCTGGTCGAGGACCGCTCGCACGGCATGGTCCGCGTGGAGGTGCGGTGCGCGCGTTGCGGCTCGCACCTCGGCCACGTCTTCGAGGGCGAGGGCTACCCCACGCCCACCGACCAGCGGTACTGCATCAACTCCATCTCACTGCGGCTGGAGCCGGCGGAGGGCTGA